The Chitinophagales bacterium genomic sequence TTGGTAAGCGTGCCGTCTTCAAATACGGTCCATATGCCTGTATACCTGTCATTTATAGCAATTTCACATTTGTCGCCCTCATAGCCATCCGGGCAGTTGCATTTTCCGTTGTCACAGGTACCTCCGTTCAGACAATCAATGTTACTGCAAGGGTCTGACGCCGTTTCGCAGAACTCACCTTCGTAGCCTGTGGGGCATTTGCAGCTTCCGTTTTCGCAGGTGCCTCCATTCTGGCAGGTGATATCCTTACATTTATTGTTGCAGGATGCATATAGCACGAGCGAAAAGGCGAACAATGTAAGCAGCCCCGGAAAGATGAAGTTTTTCAACAGTTTCATATACAACGGGTGGTTGTTACACCAAATATATTGAAATGCCGGCAATGTTTATAGTGTTAACAGTCAAATGGCAATGTCGTTATAACCTGGCGATGCTCCTGCGTACTATAGCGCCCATTGAAGCACACTCCCTGAAACCATCATCATCGTAATGTTCTGCCAGTTCTTCCGCCAGTTGGGTTACTTTCTCAGGCAGCGAAATAATATCATTTTCCATGACCATGAGCAGGGCGTTGAGCCTGATATGCGCAGATTTGCTGCGCCGGGCTATCAATACACGTTCTTCTTTCTGGTATTGTTCTATATTCTCCAGTGTCAGGTGATCCTGTACCAGTTTTACCAAAGCATAGTTCTCTTTGAAGAACTGGGGCAGGTACAGGTTCTTCTTTCCTTCATAACTCTGTTGGTCAAAGTCGATGGCACGTATGCGGAACTGTACTTCCTCAAAATCGGGTGTGATATCAAATACATAGTTGTAAGAACGCATATCGCCCAGCAGGCGCACAAAGCTTCGCTCGTTGAACTTTACCAGTTCTTTGGCTATCCTTACTTTATTAAAATCATCATTAGCAATATACTGGTCAATGAATACATCGCCCGGAACACCTGCAATATGTTCCTCCAGCAGGGTGTTGTCATCTACAAAATAGTTGATACGGGAAGGGGAGAGTATATGCTCCAGTTCCAGCCCGTATATGCGTGAGGCGTCGGCACGTTTTATATAAAAATAATCATAGTTGTCGTTCAGGTTGTTGACGATCTTGATACGAAATGGATTGGAGTTGCCAAAGGTGCAGTAGTCTATTCGCTCAACGTGCAAATGTTTGTGCACGGGGGTATAGCCTTCCGTCCTCAGGATGGAGTACATAGCCTTAAGCCCCTCGTGTATCCGGTTCATATCGTTGGGGTTGTATAGGGCTGATATCCAGAGCGTGTCTTCTCCTTTTTTGTTGATGACTGACATGCCGGAGTCGAACTGGGTCAGTTCTTCATATCGTATGGGCAGGTCTATACTACGTGCGTTATGCAGCAGGTAGTTGGCCAACTGGTCATTTACAGGATAGCTGTGTTTCTTTTTAGATATCTTCTGTCCGTCGCCGGATGTTTTGCCGTACATGATGGTTACTTTTCAATATAATGTCAGAATAAAGATAGTTTAAATATATGCCTGACGGATTTTTGTTATTATACATAGTGATTAGTTTTTATTTAAAGGTCCTTGTTGTTTGAAACTGTTATTTTATATCATTTGGTATCGTTTTGTATCGAAATTTACCGTTTCCCAGGGGGCAGGTGTGATGCGCTTAATACATTTTTAAATATGAAATGTATAATATGGTTTGGTGATACTTGTAATTGTTTCTTTTTGTTTCCATTTTCTTGAGTTTTTTACGGTATGTCAAATTGCTTGTTGCGATGATCTGTCATTCCCGCTTGTTCGGAATAATAGTGTAAATATACGTAAAATTGCTATGATTGACAAGCTGATCTTGATGAGTTTTGGTTGGTCTTTTGACTACAGAAGGGAATAGTAGCCCCAGCTTAGAATCAACTTAGTTACTACGTAGTTGACTATCATCATGATTACATACGTCACCTTCCGTTCATTTCTTTTGCTTCTCCAAAAGAAACGAACCATAGAAAAAGAGCCCGAAATCTTAAGCTTCGAGATTTCGGAGTGGCCGTGACAGGCACCTGTGCTGCTGCTCTGCCGGGCAAATACGCCTTGATCGCTTACCGTATGGAATCGTACAATAGAGTATATAGGCATTGTGATCATTTTTCAGGTTTCGTGGTATGTTAAAGGGCTCGTGGTAATGATCTGTCACTTCTGCCTGTTCGGAATGAAAGCATAAATATACGTAAAATTGTTATTATTGTCAAGTTGATCTTGTTGGGCTTTGGTTGTTATTTTATCAATAAACCCGGCAGTTGTGTATCTTTATTTGTTAGTATAAGATAATACATAAACAAGACCAAATGAGAAAAGTAATTTCATTTATGCATATATCGCTTGACGGTTTTGCAGCAGGACCGAATGGAGAAATGGAATGGATCAAGGTGGATGATGAGATCTTTGAACATGTTGGCAAGCGGATAAGCGAAACGGACACCGCACTGTACGGACGGGTGACTTATGAGATGATGGAAGGTTACTGGCCCACGGCGGCAGACAAACCGAACGCCAGCCGGCATGACATTGAACATTCAAAGTGGTATAAAAATGCACACAAAATTGTCCTGTCAACAACCCTGCAAGACGAGGGATTGACTAATACAACCATTATC encodes the following:
- a CDS encoding calcium-binding EGF-like domain-containing protein, whose protein sequence is MKLLKNFIFPGLLTLFAFSLVLYASCNNKCKDITCQNGGTCENGSCKCPTGYEGEFCETASDPCSNIDCLNGGTCDNGKCNCPDGYEGDKCEIAINDRYTGIWTVFEDGTLTNAAQYEISVTSGSPTTIKVSNFYNRFMSNMVNINIDGNNMTIPQQDINGYIIEGNGTLEWDNIDPSHGKVTLRYKVKEPSGGINDFGLENGSASTWNR
- a CDS encoding dihydrofolate reductase family protein, producing MRKVISFMHISLDGFAAGPNGEMEWIKVDDEIFEHVGKRISETDTALYGRVTYEMMEGYWPTAADKPNASRHDIEHSKWYKNAHKIVLSTTLQDEGLTNTTIIRDNLRERINDIKRSTNGGSEDILLFGSPTATHALMQLGLIDGYWLFVNPVILGQGIPLFAGIKDKVKLQLQTTRPFASGVTELSYVVAGE